The following DNA comes from Alphaproteobacteria bacterium HT1-32.
TCCCTGACCGGGAGCGTAGGCAATACCCCGGCGCCGGTTGGCTGAGGTAACAACAGCGAAGGCCCGCTGATACTTGTCATTCACTGATTCATCACGGTTCCAAAGCGCCCGGTAGGCGTCTATTCCACGAATGTTCAGCGCAAAATCAACCGGCTTTTCCAGCTTCAGGTCCGTCAGCTTGTCCGCATAGTTGCCGGCGATCCAGGCCATGATATCGAAGGGCGATTCGATCAGCAGGGTTTCATCAACCGGCGTGTCGGCAGGGATGAAGGAATCCAGAACGATCTGGCGCACAACTGCAAGTTCCGCCAGGAAGTCTGCCGGAACCTCACCGCCATTTCGCTCCCGCAGGATCTCAAGCCCGGTGGCGATGGCTTCATCGACACAGGCTTCGAAATGACCATTCTCGAACAGACCGATGATCAGTTTGTCTTCCAGCACATAAATGCCCATCAGCGGCTCGTCTGCGGCCATCTTCCGGCGGACATATTCGACAACTTCTTCCGGCGTATCGTGCAGAAACTCACGCATGCCGGTTTCAAACTCGACCGACATCTTGTGCAGGATCGGTGCTTTGTCCTCGGTTTTGGCGATATCCAGCAGGATTTCAGTCGAGCGGACACCATGGCATTCAAACAGGAACAACAGCTCTTTCAGATAGCTGCGGAAATGGGCGAAATCGAACAGGGCGATGAGCCGGTTACCAAGGAAATATTCTTCCTCGGTCATCGTATTGTTTTCAATGACCCATTCATCAATCTCGATGTTCTCCATGTCCGGATGCTGGGTGTAACCGTTCTCGGACATCGAGAACATGGTCCGGACACCATATTTCGCGCGGTCTGCCGGGTCGTCCATCTCCGACCCCTTGAGGACACGAAGCTGGTTCATCGCAATTGATTCGAAGCGGAAATCCAGCAGCTTGTCGATGGAGGACAGATAACTGTCGAGGCTTTCCCCAGGCAGGGCAAAAATCAGTTCCGAAACCAGCGTGAGATCATTCTCGCGGGCATACCCGATAGCCGAGGAAACCACGCCGTCCTTCAGGTTGATCCGCTTGATGTTCTGCAGCACGTCATGGGTTGCAGACTGATAGCTGATATTGAACGGCATCATGTCGCGCAGCATGTTCGAGATATGCTTCACACGCTCCGTCGGATGCTTGTCCGTGTAGATGGAAACGGAATGCGGGAAGCCGGTCCTCTGACGGGTATCCATCAGATATTCGGCGATCTCCACATCCCGGTGCAGAATGCCGAAATTCTCATCCGCAAATCGCATGTAGCGGTTCTTTGCCCGCTTCTCGATATAGTCGATCTCATCGCGCACCCGGTCCATATCGAAGGCTTTGACTTTCGACCAGGTATCCTTGCCGGAAACGCAGAAGGTGCAGCGGTAAGGACAGCCACGGGCTGTCTGAATGATCGGCAGATAGTCGATATCGTCGAGAAAGTAATCCATCATGCCGCCCAGATAGGGCGACGGAATATTGTTAATGTCATCCTCGAACCGGGTGATAACCGAACCCACGGGCTGGCTGAAATCCGGGTCAACGGAAATACAGCCCTCGACAACCGAGCCCCGGACCTTTTTCGCATCCCCGAGACTGAGAAAAGCCTCGATAATATTGGCCGTCGGACCTTCACCTTCGTTCGGCATGTAGAAATCGACCTGCCGGTTCGAAAGGATTTCCTTGTTGGTGATATGCAGATTCTGGGACACATCCGGTCCGCCAACGGCGATCAGCGCATCCGGAAAGATACGGCGCACATAGGAAGCGGTCTTGAGCGTCAGCTGCGTATTCCAGGAATAGGATCCGAAGGCCACCATATCGGGCCGGTAATCCTGCATCGCCTCATGCATTTCCTCGAACTTGCGAAACTGATGAATGGTGATGGCATCACCGAAACGATGCTTCAGATAAGCCGCCACGAACCCCATACCAATCGGCACTGAATTACGAATATACCGATAGTAGGAATTCTGCAGATCAGCGAGGAAAATGCGCATGTTTCGTACCTTGTGTCATATCGCGCGAAAGCCTGATTCCACGCATGCTACCGCAGTGCAGGTGAAAACGCACCTACACGATTACAGCACTGCCGAAACAATTCCGATCGCTCAGCTTTCGAGCGCCAGCGCTCCGGCATTCATCCGCACCCGTACCTGCCGACCGAGAAAGTCCATCAGCAGGGTAACGCGTGCCTGGTCGTCTTCTGCGTCGAAAACGGCGCTGAGTTCTTTCAGCGGGCCTTCTTCGATACGCACCTTTTGCCCCCGGTCCATTGGCCGGGCGGCAATCTCGATATATCCGTCAGCGTTCTCCCGCGACCGGATGTCATCAATGACCTTTTCCTTCAGCGGCGCCGGGCGCCCACCGTCGCTTACGATATGCAGCACACCGACCGTAGAGTTGATCGCCCGCCAGCCGCTTTTTGCCCCGTCGATTGCAACAAACAGATATCGCGGAAACAGCGGCTGTTTGACGATATCGGTCTTTCGGGCATGCCGGCGCTTTTTCAGATAGGTCGGCAGATAAACGCTGTAGCCCTGCCGCAACAGATGAAAAGCGGCCTTTGCTTCGGCCCTTGGCTGGGTATGGACGGCGAACCACTGCAACATGCGCCTACTCCGCCAGAAC
Coding sequences within:
- a CDS encoding transcriptional activator RfaH, coding for MLQWFAVHTQPRAEAKAAFHLLRQGYSVYLPTYLKKRRHARKTDIVKQPLFPRYLFVAIDGAKSGWRAINSTVGVLHIVSDGGRPAPLKEKVIDDIRSRENADGYIEIAARPMDRGQKVRIEEGPLKELSAVFDAEDDQARVTLLMDFLGRQVRVRMNAGALALES